One Silurus meridionalis isolate SWU-2019-XX chromosome 10, ASM1480568v1, whole genome shotgun sequence genomic window carries:
- the LOC124392447 gene encoding dynein light chain roadblock-type 2, producing the protein MAEVEETLKRIQAHKGVIGTIVVNAEGIPIRTTLDNSTTVHYAGLLHQLAMKARSTVRDIDPQNDLTFLRVRSKKHEILVAPDKDYLLIVIQNPSE; encoded by the exons ATG GCTGAAGTGGAGGAAACACTGAAGAGGATTCAGGCACACAAAGGGGTCATAGGGACAATAGTTGTAAATGCTGAAG GTATTCCTATCCGTACGACGTTGGACAATTCCACCACCGTGCACTATGCAGGTTTACTTCATCAGCTCGCTATGAAAGCCAGGAGTACAGTGCGAGACATAGACCCTCAGAATGACCTCACTTTTCTACGCGTCAGATCCAAGAAGCACGAGATCTTGGTGGCGCCTG ACAAAGACTATCTTCTTATTGTGATTCAGAACCCAAGTGAATAG